A stretch of the Vagococcus xieshaowenii genome encodes the following:
- a CDS encoding CvfD/Ygs/GSP13 family RNA-binding post-transcriptional regulator, which translates to MKYKIGDVVTGTITGLQPYGAFVSLDAQNQGLIHISEIRYGYIKNIKEVVSVGDEVRVKVIDIDEFSHKISLSMRALESHQADALNKRKKFFTNPKLAIGFSTLDSSMAHWVDDSLDSLKNNK; encoded by the coding sequence TTGAAGTATAAAATAGGAGATGTTGTAACTGGTACAATTACTGGCTTACAACCGTATGGTGCGTTTGTATCATTAGATGCGCAAAACCAAGGCTTAATCCACATCTCTGAAATACGATATGGCTACATTAAAAATATTAAAGAAGTCGTTTCAGTTGGTGATGAAGTTCGTGTTAAAGTGATTGATATCGATGAGTTTTCACATAAAATCTCATTATCTATGAGAGCATTAGAAAGCCATCAAGCAGATGCTTTAAATAAACGAAAAAAATTCTTTACTAATCCTAAGTTAGCTATTGGATTTTCTACATTAGATTCTTCAATGGCACATTGGGTAGATGATTCACTAGATTCTTTGAAAAACAACAAATGA
- a CDS encoding peptidylprolyl isomerase, translating to MLLQLNLEEVQGPVATLKTNKGDIKIKLFETEAPKTVANFVGLAKQGYYDGIIFHRVIKDFMIQGGDPTGTGMGGESIYGGSFEDEFSQNVFNLRGALSMANAGPNTNGSQFFIVQNENMPAQMLGQLKQAGFPEEIVEEYTKGGTPWLDMRHTVFGHVIEGMDIVDAIANVAVGAQDKPVEDVVIETIEISE from the coding sequence ATGTTATTACAATTAAACTTAGAAGAAGTACAAGGTCCCGTGGCTACATTAAAAACAAACAAAGGTGATATCAAAATCAAGTTATTTGAAACAGAAGCACCTAAAACTGTTGCAAACTTTGTTGGTTTAGCTAAACAAGGTTATTATGATGGCATTATTTTCCACCGAGTAATTAAAGATTTCATGATCCAAGGTGGTGACCCAACAGGAACAGGTATGGGTGGTGAAAGTATTTATGGTGGAAGTTTTGAAGATGAATTTTCGCAAAATGTTTTCAATTTACGTGGTGCTTTATCAATGGCTAATGCTGGACCTAACACAAACGGTTCGCAATTCTTTATTGTCCAAAATGAAAACATGCCAGCACAAATGTTAGGTCAATTAAAACAAGCAGGATTTCCAGAAGAGATTGTTGAAGAATACACTAAAGGTGGAACACCTTGGTTAGATATGCGTCATACTGTATTTGGTCATGTTATTGAAGGTATGGATATTGTGGATGCTATTGCTAATGTTGCAGTTGGTGCACAAGACAAACCAGTTGAAGACGTGGTAATTGAAACTATCGAAATTTCAGAATAA